The Ziziphus jujuba cultivar Dongzao chromosome 3, ASM3175591v1 region CTAATCCTTGAAGAAACGAAACCAGCAAAACCAAAACcaggagaaaagggaaaaaggaaaaagaaaaagaaaaagaaaacccacTTTGTGCACCATCATTGCAGCCAAATCCAACTAGCAAAAGTTATAGCCATAATCCCAAATCCTCTGTATCCTGTTTGatcatttctttaaaaaaaaaaaaaaaaattgtttttttcttttttcttttcctatccCCTCAGATTCTGAAGCAAAGCAAaaggtgtaaaaaaaaaaaaaaaaaaaaatggagattgaGTTGGTCAAGTGTGAGTGTTGTGGACTGAAAGAGGATTGCACACAAGACTATATCAGTGAAGTGAAAGCAAAATTCAATGGGAAATGGCTTTGTGGGTTGTGTTCAGAAGCTGTTAGAGATGAAGTTAGCAAAGGGAAAAAACTACAGCAATTTGGTATGGAAGAAGCTGTGAAAGCTCACATGTCGTTTTGTGGTAAATTCAAATCGAATCCAGCAGTGAGAGTTGCTGATGGAATGAGACAGATGCTAAGGAGAAGATCAGGGGATTTGTCTTCTTCTACTTCaccttcttcttcatcaaaGAAATATTCGAGAACATCAAGCACTTCACAAGTGGGAGATGAGTCTTCTTTCTCATTGTACTGAAGTTtgggaaagaaaaatgaaagaaaaaaacaaagaaaacacagagaaaaaaggcaaggaaatatatattttcctctCTTTTGGTTGAAATAATTATTACTGATAGGTGCAATGGTTTTTTTCCATGGCTTTTTCAAAGTCTTCTCTCAATCTTTGTTCTTTGTACAGAAGATGTTAATTCAATGGAGAGACTTTTTTGTTCctactttttttgtttatgtttttccaACTTCATATGGGTATGTTTCACTTCCTTTACTTGGATTAGAAagacaaaaagaacaaaaatttcaAGGTAAAACTAATTAAGTTTTTTCATCAATTTGGAGAAGACCatcgttttattttatttatttatttaaaaaaaaaaaaaaccat contains the following coding sequences:
- the LOC125423492 gene encoding uncharacterized protein LOC125423492, whose protein sequence is MEIELVKCECCGLKEDCTQDYISEVKAKFNGKWLCGLCSEAVRDEVSKGKKLQQFGMEEAVKAHMSFCGKFKSNPAVRVADGMRQMLRRRSGDLSSSTSPSSSSKKYSRTSSTSQVGDESSFSLY